The following nucleotide sequence is from Cumulibacter manganitolerans.
GTTCTTCCCCGGGGACGACCCGACGCTCAGCACGCTGTCCTCCCTGGCCACGTTCACCGTCGGCTTCATCGCGCGCCCTCTCGGCAGCCTGATCTTCGGCCACATCGGCGACAGGTACGGCCGCCGCACCGTGCTGCTCTGGTCGATGGTGCTGATGGGCGCCGCGACCGCGGCCATCGGGCTGATCCCCGTCTACAGCACGGCCGGCGTCCGCGCGCCGATCCTGCTCGTGGCGCTGCGCATCATCCAGGGGCTCGCGCTGGGCGGCGAGTTCGCGGGCGCGGCCGCGATGATCGTCGAGCACGCGCCGCCGAAGAAGCGCGCCTTCCTCGCCGGCTTCGTGTCGTACTCCGCGGGCATCGGCTACCTCCTCGGCCTCGGCGTCATCTTCGGGCTCCAGGCGATCATGTCCAAGGCCCAGTTCGCATCGTGGGGCTGGCGGATCGCGTTCCTGATCAGCGTCGTCCTGATCGGCGTCGCGATCTACCTGCGCCGCTCGATCGACGAGACCGACACGTTCAAGAAGGTCGAGGCGCAGGCCGCGGAGCGCGCCACCCCGATCGTCGAGCTGTTCAAGACCCAGTGGCGCACCGTCGTCCTGGTGTTCTGCATGCACCTGGGAACGGCCACCGTGGCGTTCGTCGTGGCCACCTTCTTCATCTCGTACTCCCAGCTGGCGCTGGGGATCCCGGTCAACACGGTCCTCGGCGCCATCGCGCTGGGCACGATCGTCATCCTGTCGGTGGCCTGGTACTTCGGCAAGCTGGGTGATCGCATCGGACGTCGCAGGATGTTCCTGGCCGGGTGCACCGTGCTCGTCGTGGGCGCCTTCCCGATGTTCTGGCTGCTCGACACGGGCAGGTTCTGGCCGATCGTGCTCGCGGTGCTGATCGGGGCGCTGGCCCAGTACCTCGCCTACATGGTCGAGGGCGCGTACCTCTCCGAGCTGTTCCCGCCACAGGTCCGGGTCACCGGCGTCAACTTCGCCTTCCAGACCTCCTCGACCGTCGCCGGCGGCTTCGCCCCGCTGATCTGCCTCGCGCTGTGGCAGTGGGCCGGCCAGCGGTCGTGGGCGATCGCCGCCTACCTCGTCGTCATCGGGCTCATCTCGCTGGTGGCGGCGCTCATCGCCCGGGAGACCCGGCCGACGGACGCCGAGCACGAGCCGATCCGGCACGAGGACGACGCCGCCCTCGCCGGCATCTAGACCCACCACCGCACCGTCACCGAGGAGACCCATGACATCGGTAGCCGACCCCACCCGGCCAGATACCGACACGCCCGCCCGGACGCCGCGCCAGGAGATCCTGACCGGCACCGAGGCCGTCGTCCGCCTGCTGATCGAGCAGGCGAAGGCGGACCGGCGGGCCGGCCGCAACACGGGAGGATTCGCCTCCGGCTACCCCGGATCGCCCGTCGCCCGCATCCACGACCTGCTCGAGGAGCAGCGCGACGCCCTCGCCGCGCACGGTATCCACCCGGCCGCGGGGCTGAACGAGGAGCTCGCGGCGACCGCCGTCTGGGGCAGCCAGACCGTCACGGGGCTCGAGTCGGCGCAGGTGGACGGCGTGTTCGCCCTCTGGTACGGCAAGGCCCCGGGGGTGGATCGCGCGGGCGACGCGCTGCACCACGGCAACATCCGCGGGGCGTCACCGCA
It contains:
- a CDS encoding MFS transporter codes for the protein MTTPALDARAGRPDMARRATVTAMIGTVIEWFDFMIFALLAAGLFANLFFPGDDPTLSTLSSLATFTVGFIARPLGSLIFGHIGDRYGRRTVLLWSMVLMGAATAAIGLIPVYSTAGVRAPILLVALRIIQGLALGGEFAGAAAMIVEHAPPKKRAFLAGFVSYSAGIGYLLGLGVIFGLQAIMSKAQFASWGWRIAFLISVVLIGVAIYLRRSIDETDTFKKVEAQAAERATPIVELFKTQWRTVVLVFCMHLGTATVAFVVATFFISYSQLALGIPVNTVLGAIALGTIVILSVAWYFGKLGDRIGRRRMFLAGCTVLVVGAFPMFWLLDTGRFWPIVLAVLIGALAQYLAYMVEGAYLSELFPPQVRVTGVNFAFQTSSTVAGGFAPLICLALWQWAGQRSWAIAAYLVVIGLISLVAALIARETRPTDAEHEPIRHEDDAALAGI